The genomic window TTGGGTTAAAAAAAATCCGCCTAATATTGCTCTATATAGTCCTGTTTGGCCTGGCAATTTTTCTGGCAACTGGCATGTTTTGGCGTCAGATAATTTGCTACGAACATTTTTTGCAAAAAGAACGACACCAAAATCTTAGAAGAATCCTGGTACCCGCACCGCGAGGTAATATATATGACCGAAATGGCAACCCTCTTGCCCATAATTCGCCCAGCCACGAGTTGCTGCTCTATCTACCATTGCTTCGCAGTGAATTTAACCAGGAATATGTCAATCTTCTTCGAAGCGCAAGGGCTTCTGGCATAAATACAAACAAAAAAAATCTACAGATCGAAGCCCGTAAAAATATAATTCAAAAATACATGGACCAGGTCAGGGCACTAACCCATAGAAACCTGTCCGTGACTCCGGCACAGATCGAACGCCATTATAACAAAGAACTGCTGCTGCCATTTGTACTGATGGGTAATCTGACCGATCTGGAATACGTAACACTGGTAGAAAACATCGCCCCGGACTCACCATTACGGATTGGGACAGAATATGTTAGGTCCTATCCTCGGGGCACAGCAGCCTGCCATGTGATTGGCTACGTAACATCCACCAAAACACTGGGAGGCCTGGATAATAACATAACCACATTTCGCCAATATAATAAGCTGGGCAAAGCTGGCATTGAACTGATAATGAATGACTTGCTAAGCGGAACCTCGGGTGAAGAAATCCTCTCGGTGGATCCATCTGGGTTTAAAGCCCAAACCACCGAGTTCAGAAACCCTGAGAAAGGCCAGGACTGTTATATAAGCATAGACATAGATCTACAGCAGGTTGCCGAAACCTCCCTCGGCGACAAAATTGGCAGTGTCGTGGTCCTGGACGTGCGCACCGGCGAAGTACTTGTGATGGCAAGTAAGCCGAATTATGACCTTGGAAAGATGAGTCCACGCATAACCAATGAAATTTTTAGCAAAATATCCGCAGAAACCGGCTGGCTAAATCGATCAACCCAGGGACTATATCCGCCGGGGTCCACATTTAAGCTCCTGTCGGCCATAGCATTCCTAAAATCTGGCACGGCAACCTGGGATCCAGCGGATACCGAACTTTGCCAGGGCAGCACGATGATTGGTACAGGAAAATTTCGCTGCGATAACCATCGCGCCCATGGAAAAATCGGATTACACGAAGCCATCAAAAAAAGCTGTAATGTATATTTTTATAATCGCAGCCAAAAATGTGGCATAGACTTCATAAGCAAGGAAGCCCACAGGTTTGGACTAGACTCTAAAACCGGCCTGGAGTTGCCCTACGAAACCTCAAAAATGATTGTGCCGACCAAAACCTGGAAAATCGCTAAAAATCTAGGACCCTGGTTGGGCGGTGACACGGCCAACACGTCCATCGGCCAGGGATACCTACGGCTAACACCGCTGCAAATGGCCTGCTTCACCGCCTCGGTGGCCAGAAATGAAACCAGAACCACTCCCCATATTATACATGAAGAAAACAGACCATCCCAACAGGGTTGCCACGAAGAAATAGGCCTCAGCAACGATGACTACACAAAGCTTATCTCAGCCTTCGAAGATGCGGTCAATGGTGGAACCTGTTGGCGTGCAAGGATACAAGGACTGCGTGTCGCCGGTAAAACCGGCACAGCCCAGGTATGGGAAAACGGCAAAAAAAGGAACGTGGCCTGGTTTATAGGATTCGCACCGGTGGAAGATCCTCAAATCGCCATCGCCGTGGCTGTACAAGAAAAATCCGAATCGGACAGCTACTACGGTTCAACCCATGCGGCGCCCCTGGCTAAAGATACCATGGAATACTATTTTTCTAAATTTTTAAACAAAATTCCATGCCCTTGACTAAAGATTCTTGATGTTTTGGCTCCAAAAGCTAAGGTCAGGTTTATGTCCGAAGCTATTTTGAACCAAATACGTGAAGAAATCAATGCCATCAGGTTCTCCTGTCAAAAGAAAAACCTAGGTGAAATAGTGGAACTTGCCGATGGAGTTGCCCTGGTCGAAGGTCTATCCGGAGCGATGGCCAATGAGATGATATCGTTTGGCAATAGCATATTTGGCATAGCCCTAAATCTCGAGGAGGACTACGTGGGCGTCGTTTTGCTCGGTGACAGCACAGGCCTAAAAGAAGGTGATCAGGCGGAAACCACTGGTAGGCTCCTGTCCGTACCGGTGGGCATGGCATTGCTTGGTCGGATCATCGACCCACTGGGAAACCCGTTGGATGGCAAGGGACAGTTAGACCGCAGCACCATGTACCCTATGGAAAAGCCTGCACCGGGCATTATGGCCAGAAAATCTGTCACCCAACCGCTCCAGACCGGGATAATTGCGATCGATGCGATGATACCGATAGGCCGGGGTCAAAGGGAACTGATAATCGGCGATCGATCCACCGGCAAAAGCGCCATAGCCATAGATACGATCATCAATCAGGCCAGGATAAATCGCGCTGGAATCGCCAGCAAAGACAAGGATTTTCGACCTGTGTATTCGATCTATGTGGCGATTGGTCAAAAAAATTCCACCGTGGCCAGAACCATACAGCTTCTGACCGAAACCGGTGCATTGGATTACACCGTTGTGGTGAATTCTCCGGCCGCCGACAATCCGGCCAATCAATATCTGGCACCCTACGCCGGTTGTGCTATCGGTGAATGGTTTATGGAACATGGCCAGGATGCGTTAATTGTATACGATGACCTTTCTAAACACGCCACCGCCTATCGACAGATATCGCTGGTTCTGAAGCGTCCATCGGGGCGTGAAGCCTATCCAGGTGATGTGTTTTATCTGCATTCCAGGTTGCTTGAAAGGTCGGCAAAATTGAATGAAGACCTGGGTAATGGTTCGCTGACCGCTCTGCCCATAATAGAAACCCAGGCCGGGGATGTTTCGGCCTACATTCCCACCAACGTCATATCCATCACCGAT from Puniceicoccales bacterium includes these protein-coding regions:
- the atpA gene encoding F0F1 ATP synthase subunit alpha, producing the protein MSEAILNQIREEINAIRFSCQKKNLGEIVELADGVALVEGLSGAMANEMISFGNSIFGIALNLEEDYVGVVLLGDSTGLKEGDQAETTGRLLSVPVGMALLGRIIDPLGNPLDGKGQLDRSTMYPMEKPAPGIMARKSVTQPLQTGIIAIDAMIPIGRGQRELIIGDRSTGKSAIAIDTIINQARINRAGIASKDKDFRPVYSIYVAIGQKNSTVARTIQLLTETGALDYTVVVNSPAADNPANQYLAPYAGCAIGEWFMEHGQDALIVYDDLSKHATAYRQISLVLKRPSGREAYPGDVFYLHSRLLERSAKLNEDLGNGSLTALPIIETQAGDVSAYIPTNVISITDGQIFLDTDLFNRGIRPAISVGISVSRVGSAAQLKAFKQLANKLKLQLGQYYELAAFAQFGSDLDQNTQQQLDRGARIVELFKQSTSKPKDIGEQLLILWAINHGIFDDIPLPSALEASDQVIAHCQATSIDLLNSIISKKEITDELNQQLDTVISSWKQSFLANSPA